The Gemmata palustris genome includes a region encoding these proteins:
- a CDS encoding ABC-F family ATP-binding cassette domain-containing protein: protein MPASITLFDLAWSAPDCPPLFSDLNLSFGPTRTGLVGRNGVGKTTLLKLIAGEVPPRSGTVAVSGSVGVLRQTVQVRPDETIADLFGATAALAVLHRAERGEATIEELSDADWTLETRIASALGRVKLDAGPETALGALSGGQRTRAGLAALIFAEPDFLLLDEPTNNLDREGREAVIDLLASWRFGAIVVSHDRELLETVDAVVELTTLGATRYGGNWSAYRTLKAQELAAAKRDLADAEKRVADAARSAQATAERQARRSSAGQRKGAKGGTPRIILGGMKDRSEDTSGGNARLAERRRGQALSAATAARERIEILQPLTVRLPPTHLHANKTVLKLDAVTAGYEPDRPIVRKLSLTITGPERVSVTGPNGSGKTTLLALVTGQLSPWIGTVQVMTDFAVLDQRVSLLDPSTSIRDNFLRINPRADEFACRTALARFMFRAESALQTVSTLSGGQLLRAGLACVLGGATPPPFLILDEPTNHLDIDSIESVEAGLRAYDGALLVVSHDETFLDAIGITRRLELQPPDSPAPS from the coding sequence ATGCCCGCTTCTATTACCCTGTTCGATCTCGCGTGGTCCGCGCCCGACTGCCCGCCGCTCTTCTCCGACCTGAATCTGAGTTTCGGCCCGACCCGGACGGGGCTCGTCGGCCGCAACGGTGTGGGTAAGACGACGCTCCTCAAGTTGATCGCCGGCGAGGTGCCCCCTCGGTCGGGGACCGTGGCCGTCAGCGGTAGCGTGGGCGTGCTGCGCCAAACCGTTCAGGTGCGCCCGGATGAAACGATCGCCGACCTCTTCGGCGCGACCGCGGCGCTTGCCGTTCTGCATCGCGCCGAGCGCGGTGAAGCAACGATCGAAGAACTGTCTGATGCCGACTGGACCCTCGAGACGCGCATCGCGTCCGCCCTCGGGCGCGTCAAACTCGACGCCGGCCCCGAAACCGCTCTCGGCGCGTTGTCGGGCGGTCAGCGCACGCGGGCCGGGCTCGCCGCCCTCATTTTCGCCGAGCCCGACTTCCTCTTGTTGGACGAGCCGACCAACAATCTCGACCGCGAGGGGCGCGAGGCGGTCATCGATTTGCTCGCCAGTTGGCGGTTCGGCGCGATCGTGGTCAGCCACGACCGGGAGTTGCTCGAAACCGTGGACGCCGTCGTCGAACTTACCACGCTCGGCGCTACCCGGTACGGCGGCAACTGGAGCGCGTACCGTACACTCAAAGCCCAGGAACTGGCGGCGGCCAAGCGCGACTTGGCGGACGCCGAGAAGCGCGTCGCCGACGCCGCCCGCAGCGCCCAGGCCACGGCCGAGCGCCAGGCCCGGAGGAGCAGCGCGGGCCAGCGCAAAGGGGCGAAAGGCGGGACGCCGCGCATCATCCTCGGCGGAATGAAGGACCGGAGCGAGGACACGAGTGGCGGGAACGCCCGACTCGCCGAGCGCCGGCGCGGGCAAGCCCTCAGTGCCGCAACCGCCGCTCGCGAGCGCATCGAGATCCTGCAACCGCTCACCGTCCGGCTCCCGCCGACGCACCTGCACGCCAACAAAACGGTGCTGAAGCTCGACGCGGTGACCGCCGGCTACGAGCCCGACCGACCAATCGTTCGGAAACTATCCCTCACCATCACCGGACCGGAGCGCGTTTCGGTCACCGGGCCGAACGGGTCCGGGAAGACAACACTGCTGGCACTCGTCACCGGTCAGTTGAGTCCCTGGATCGGGACCGTTCAGGTGATGACCGATTTTGCCGTGCTCGACCAGCGGGTCAGTCTGCTCGACCCATCAACTTCGATCCGCGATAACTTCTTGCGGATCAACCCGCGGGCGGACGAGTTCGCGTGTCGGACCGCGCTCGCCCGGTTCATGTTCCGGGCCGAATCCGCGCTACAAACGGTGTCCACACTCAGCGGCGGGCAACTGCTGCGTGCCGGCCTCGCGTGCGTGCTCGGGGGAGCAACTCCGCCCCCGTTCCTGATCCTCGACGAGCCGACGAACCACCTGGACATCGACTCGATCGAGTCGGTCGAGGCCGGGCTGCGCGCCTACGACGGTGCCCTACTAGTCGTGAGTCACGACGAGACCTTCCTGGATGCCATCGGGATCACGCGCAGGCTGGAATTGCAACCACCTGATTCTCCCGCGCCAAGTTAG
- a CDS encoding FAD-dependent oxidoreductase codes for MPHSGSDEQSVLPARLSADVAIVGGGPVGCAAALAFARTGARVCLVDARPQNHRLGGEWLHPTGAGILTSLGVDFAREEIPHASGRGFAIFPKDGDPIVLPYVGGERAIGCQHHFIVEAIQKALARERNVTVLAGCRVTDVARGGVTVATPDRKRTVEVKADLIVGADGRQSVVRQMLGHPGGSQPISYMLGVLIDAAALPFTEFGNVFLGGPGPVLAFRVDEHQARVCFDVPADRVAWVRAPAELLAAYRDALPVSVHEACVRALAASAPAVAANQWMRRKQYGRNGVALVGDAVGHCHPLCAVGMSVGFLDAVTLARSHSVEEYASVRRAGGRVPELLSMGLYDLFVGADAGSTELREAVYHTWRSSAAARHDTMRLLAVRETRRAALSVTFARLLVAATRQVVTGVGRRPLAYTFGAVAGFADWAGWFAREAFTN; via the coding sequence ATGCCTCATTCCGGTTCGGACGAACAATCGGTGCTCCCCGCGCGCCTCTCGGCGGACGTGGCCATTGTCGGCGGCGGGCCGGTCGGTTGCGCTGCCGCGCTCGCGTTCGCCAGGACCGGCGCCCGCGTGTGTCTGGTCGATGCCCGCCCGCAAAATCACCGGCTCGGGGGCGAATGGCTCCACCCCACCGGCGCCGGCATTCTCACAAGTTTGGGCGTCGATTTCGCGCGCGAAGAGATCCCGCACGCATCGGGCCGCGGGTTCGCGATCTTCCCCAAAGACGGTGACCCGATCGTGCTGCCGTATGTCGGCGGCGAGCGCGCGATCGGGTGCCAGCACCACTTCATTGTCGAAGCGATTCAGAAGGCACTCGCGCGCGAACGCAACGTCACGGTGCTCGCGGGCTGCCGGGTGACGGACGTCGCTCGGGGCGGGGTCACGGTCGCAACACCCGATCGGAAGCGGACAGTTGAGGTTAAGGCGGACCTGATCGTGGGGGCGGACGGTCGGCAATCCGTTGTGCGGCAGATGCTCGGGCACCCGGGCGGGAGCCAGCCGATCTCGTACATGCTCGGCGTGCTGATCGACGCGGCCGCGCTGCCGTTCACGGAATTCGGCAACGTGTTTCTCGGCGGCCCCGGTCCCGTGCTCGCGTTCCGGGTCGACGAGCACCAGGCGCGCGTCTGCTTCGACGTGCCCGCGGACCGCGTCGCGTGGGTGCGGGCCCCGGCGGAACTGCTCGCCGCCTATCGGGACGCGCTTCCCGTGTCCGTTCACGAAGCGTGTGTTCGGGCGCTCGCGGCCAGCGCGCCCGCGGTCGCGGCGAACCAGTGGATGCGCCGGAAACAGTACGGGCGGAACGGGGTGGCCCTGGTGGGCGACGCGGTCGGCCACTGCCACCCGCTCTGTGCCGTCGGGATGTCGGTCGGGTTCCTCGACGCGGTCACCCTCGCGAGGTCGCATTCGGTCGAAGAGTACGCCTCGGTCCGGCGCGCCGGCGGGCGCGTGCCCGAACTGCTCTCGATGGGGCTCTACGACTTGTTCGTGGGCGCGGACGCGGGGAGCACGGAGCTGCGCGAAGCCGTGTACCACACGTGGCGCTCGTCCGCGGCCGCCAGGCATGACACGATGCGATTGCTCGCCGTCCGGGAGACGCGCCGGGCCGCGCTCAGCGTGACGTTCGCGCGCCTCCTGGTCGCCGCGACGCGCCAGGTCGTCACCGGGGTCGGGCGCCGACCGCTCGCGTACACGTTCGGCGCCGTCGCCGGGTTCGCGGACTGGGCCGGCTGGTTCGCGCGCGAAGCCTTCACGAATTGA
- a CDS encoding 2,3-oxidosqualene cyclase: protein MPHELPTATERAAEHLRALQTADGYWEGEMIWCPVVTAQVAITRHIVGLPFSAEDATKILLHFERTQTSDGAFGLHPEHPGSVFVTSLVYVAMRCLGARAEHPLAVRARNWLHAQPGGVLSAPTWGKFWLTMLGLYGRDGLRPLVPELALLPRAVPVHPIRFYCHTRYVYLAMSFLQGSHATFPLGALADELRRELYGPAGPPATFREHRYHLAPSDAFEPPNLLIRAAERVMGWYDRFPPRWARERALRRCVDLIARDLDVSDHLTLSPVNGVLNVLGLHARGADPALIAKCVEGFEAYRWDDADRGLRYAGGRTRVWDTGFAVEALLADPGAARANRDALLRAYRFLAEQQVMKPVAGRDPMFPDRALGGWCLGDSAHSWPVSDCTAEALSAVLGMHAAPALELDPRARIPDARLALAADFILSRQNPDGGFGSYERARSPRWLERLNPSEMFTRCMTDQSYIECTGSCLVALSRFREAVPHHAPARVDRAIRRGARFLLDRQRPDGAFPGAWGVYLTYGTFHAVRGLRAAGYGHIPALQRAANWLTQHQKPDGGWGEHYAGCLRQEYAEHPESQATMTSWAVLALCEVVGAGHAAVRRGAEWLAAHQSEAGVYPREAVNGVFFGTAMLDYDLYRAYFPAWALAAAQS from the coding sequence GTGCCCCACGAACTTCCTACCGCCACCGAACGCGCCGCCGAACACCTCCGCGCCCTACAGACTGCCGACGGGTACTGGGAAGGGGAGATGATTTGGTGCCCCGTCGTTACTGCGCAGGTGGCGATCACGCGGCACATCGTCGGCCTTCCCTTTTCGGCCGAAGACGCGACCAAGATTCTTTTGCACTTCGAGCGCACGCAAACTTCGGACGGTGCCTTCGGCTTGCACCCCGAACACCCCGGCTCGGTGTTCGTGACGAGCCTGGTGTACGTCGCGATGCGCTGCCTCGGTGCGCGCGCCGAACACCCCCTCGCTGTTCGCGCGCGAAACTGGTTGCACGCCCAGCCCGGCGGCGTTTTGTCCGCGCCGACGTGGGGGAAGTTCTGGCTCACGATGCTCGGGCTTTACGGGCGCGACGGGCTCCGACCGCTCGTACCGGAACTCGCACTGTTGCCGCGCGCGGTTCCGGTTCACCCGATCCGCTTCTACTGCCACACGCGGTACGTCTACCTCGCGATGTCGTTCCTCCAGGGGAGCCACGCGACGTTCCCGCTCGGCGCGCTCGCGGACGAACTCCGGCGCGAACTCTACGGCCCGGCCGGTCCGCCCGCGACGTTCCGCGAACACCGCTATCACCTTGCGCCGAGCGACGCTTTCGAGCCTCCGAATCTGTTGATTCGCGCGGCCGAGCGCGTGATGGGGTGGTACGACCGGTTCCCACCGCGCTGGGCGCGCGAACGCGCTTTACGCCGGTGCGTGGACCTCATCGCGCGCGACCTCGACGTGTCCGACCACCTCACGCTCTCGCCGGTCAATGGCGTACTGAACGTGCTCGGGCTGCACGCGCGCGGCGCGGACCCGGCGCTGATCGCAAAGTGTGTCGAAGGTTTCGAGGCCTACCGCTGGGACGATGCCGACCGCGGGCTGCGCTACGCCGGCGGGCGCACCCGCGTGTGGGACACCGGGTTCGCGGTCGAAGCGCTACTCGCCGATCCCGGTGCGGCGCGTGCCAACCGCGACGCGCTCTTGCGCGCGTACCGCTTCCTGGCCGAACAACAAGTGATGAAGCCCGTCGCGGGGCGCGACCCGATGTTCCCCGACCGCGCGCTCGGTGGGTGGTGCCTGGGCGATTCCGCGCACTCGTGGCCCGTGAGCGACTGCACCGCAGAAGCGCTCTCCGCAGTTCTGGGAATGCACGCCGCACCCGCGCTGGAACTCGACCCGCGAGCGCGAATCCCGGATGCCCGGCTCGCGCTCGCGGCGGACTTCATCCTCTCGCGCCAGAACCCCGACGGCGGGTTCGGCTCTTACGAGCGCGCCCGCAGCCCGCGCTGGCTCGAGCGGTTGAACCCGTCGGAGATGTTCACGCGCTGCATGACGGACCAGTCGTACATCGAATGCACCGGATCGTGTCTGGTGGCCCTCTCCCGCTTCCGGGAAGCCGTGCCGCATCACGCTCCGGCTCGCGTCGATCGCGCGATCCGACGCGGCGCGCGGTTCCTGCTCGACCGCCAGCGCCCCGACGGGGCGTTCCCCGGCGCCTGGGGCGTGTACCTCACTTACGGCACGTTCCACGCGGTTCGCGGACTCCGCGCCGCCGGCTACGGACACATACCCGCACTTCAACGGGCCGCGAACTGGCTCACACAGCATCAAAAGCCCGATGGCGGGTGGGGCGAACACTACGCCGGGTGTTTGCGCCAGGAGTACGCCGAGCACCCGGAATCGCAGGCGACGATGACGAGCTGGGCGGTGCTCGCGTTGTGCGAGGTGGTCGGGGCGGGGCACGCTGCCGTTCGGCGCGGGGCCGAGTGGCTCGCCGCGCACCAATCTGAAGCGGGTGTGTACCCGCGCGAAGCCGTGAACGGCGTGTTTTTTGGGACGGCGATGTTGGACTACGACCTCTACCGCGCGTACTTCCCCGCGTGGGCACTCGCGGCCGCTCAGTCTTAG
- a CDS encoding RNA ligase family protein yields MLHYPKIPGSGAAPLGRCVAFDKLDGTNLHWCWERDFGWHAFGSRRDEFNLTATGIEQFNAAHPGLEEAAPVFLATIAEPLGALLRDHVNYAPFTSFKAFTEFAGPNSFAGAHEPGDPKQALLFDVWAEGYGFVSPAQFVADFGHLPSPRVVHTGKLTGTFLEAVREGKYGVAEGVVCKGGSGGGDVWMVKVKTYAYLARLKTTFGTRWEDYWE; encoded by the coding sequence ATGCTCCACTATCCCAAAATCCCCGGGAGCGGCGCTGCGCCGCTCGGCCGGTGCGTCGCGTTCGATAAGCTCGACGGCACCAACTTGCACTGGTGCTGGGAGCGCGACTTTGGCTGGCACGCATTCGGCTCGCGGCGCGACGAGTTCAACCTGACTGCGACCGGTATCGAACAGTTCAACGCCGCGCACCCCGGATTGGAAGAGGCCGCGCCGGTGTTCCTCGCCACGATCGCGGAGCCGCTGGGTGCGCTGCTGCGCGATCACGTCAACTACGCGCCGTTCACTTCATTCAAGGCGTTCACCGAGTTCGCAGGGCCGAACTCGTTCGCCGGCGCACACGAGCCGGGTGACCCGAAACAGGCGCTCCTCTTCGACGTGTGGGCCGAGGGTTACGGCTTCGTTTCACCGGCGCAGTTCGTAGCGGACTTCGGCCACCTCCCGTCGCCGCGCGTCGTCCACACCGGGAAGCTGACCGGCACGTTCCTCGAAGCGGTGCGCGAGGGGAAGTACGGCGTCGCGGAAGGCGTCGTGTGCAAGGGCGGTAGCGGGGGAGGGGACGTGTGGATGGTGAAAGTGAAGACGTATGCGTACCTCGCACGCCTGAAGACCACCTTCGGCACGCGGTGGGAGGATTACTGGGAGTGA
- a CDS encoding transposase: protein MRRGYSTITPAVVHALTRRTLERALGWTDYKRSVTRTQLLDLVLLIAGTTRTLFAVVTRYFGFSHETARQAMHANRGSRDQLTARLVDALHQVAGFTRRDRRRRWTCAIDVHYVPFYGDRSTPGIIGGPKKAGTSFFHAYATGVLIHKHRRYTVGLMSVTKGTKPHQQVQTLLDQVAARGLTVRGVVLDAGFDSGETLLLLQERNLSYTVPMRKKGTGTNRRNASYTQPHGTITTMEWVTEKSRKAVSTRVLVWQRKGESHARVYAFRGWGDATAVSEANRARLGRRRYRERFGIETSYRQKNQARGWTTSTNPEYRLLLEGVALLLRQVWVYLTLRIARARGLAPTAWVAQFPLAEMLDWLTQRIRSRYPRTRCITLPHNTLTTNATP from the coding sequence ATGCGACGTGGTTACTCTACGATCACCCCGGCGGTGGTCCACGCACTGACGCGCCGAACGTTGGAACGGGCCCTGGGTTGGACCGACTACAAGCGGTCGGTCACGCGCACCCAGTTGCTCGACCTGGTGCTGTTGATCGCGGGCACCACCCGCACGTTGTTCGCGGTAGTGACCCGGTACTTCGGGTTCTCCCACGAGACCGCGCGACAGGCGATGCACGCCAACCGGGGTTCCCGGGACCAACTCACGGCCCGGTTGGTGGATGCCCTTCACCAGGTGGCGGGGTTCACGCGCCGGGACCGGAGGCGCCGGTGGACGTGTGCCATCGATGTGCATTACGTCCCCTTTTATGGGGATCGCAGCACCCCGGGGATCATCGGCGGACCCAAGAAGGCCGGGACCTCGTTCTTTCACGCGTACGCCACCGGGGTACTGATTCACAAGCACCGGCGGTACACCGTGGGGCTGATGAGCGTGACGAAAGGAACCAAGCCGCACCAGCAGGTGCAGACCCTTCTGGACCAGGTGGCGGCCCGCGGGCTCACGGTCCGCGGGGTGGTTCTGGACGCCGGGTTCGACAGCGGGGAGACCCTGTTGCTGTTGCAGGAACGGAACCTGAGCTACACGGTCCCGATGCGCAAGAAGGGCACCGGTACCAACCGCCGCAACGCCAGCTACACCCAACCCCACGGCACCATCACCACCATGGAGTGGGTCACCGAGAAGAGCCGCAAGGCGGTATCGACTCGGGTGCTCGTGTGGCAACGGAAGGGCGAATCGCACGCCCGGGTGTACGCGTTCCGCGGGTGGGGCGATGCGACCGCCGTGTCGGAGGCGAACCGGGCTCGGTTGGGGCGCCGGCGGTACCGAGAGCGGTTCGGGATCGAGACCAGCTATCGGCAGAAGAACCAGGCCCGCGGGTGGACCACCAGCACCAACCCCGAGTACCGGTTGCTGCTCGAGGGCGTGGCCCTGCTGTTGCGCCAGGTGTGGGTGTACCTGACGCTCCGGATCGCTCGGGCACGCGGGCTCGCGCCGACCGCCTGGGTCGCCCAGTTCCCGTTGGCCGAGATGCTCGACTGGCTCACGCAACGGATCCGCTCACGATACCCACGCACACGATGTATTACCCTGCCACACAATACACTTACAACCAACGCAACGCCTTGA
- a CDS encoding acyl-CoA desaturase has translation MQTTLAPPRFHSARVALTVGPVLVVHLALVAVPFVEFTIRSVVTMLVVSRLIGLGVTAGFHRCLTHHSFKTSRGFQFALAAAGCAALQKGPLWWVAQHRLHHKHSDTPDDPHSPVVRNFFHAHFGWLFACAPAVLDKRAIRDLTKYPELVWLDRLWVLPGLFLATACYALLGWNGLVYGYCLTAVLVLHVTFAINSVAHLFGRQRFGTGDGSRNNAPLGVLALGEGWHNNHHRAPHSARHGFAWYEFDETYLFIRVLARLGLVWDVKLPSPAILTGEAISDR, from the coding sequence GTGCAGACCACCCTCGCGCCCCCTCGATTCCATAGCGCCCGGGTCGCACTCACGGTCGGCCCGGTGTTGGTAGTTCACCTCGCTCTCGTTGCCGTTCCATTCGTCGAGTTCACCATCCGGTCGGTCGTGACGATGCTGGTAGTAAGCCGGCTCATCGGCCTGGGTGTGACCGCCGGGTTCCATCGCTGCCTCACGCACCACTCGTTCAAAACTTCTCGCGGGTTCCAGTTCGCGCTCGCGGCCGCAGGGTGCGCCGCGCTGCAAAAGGGGCCGCTTTGGTGGGTCGCCCAGCACCGGCTCCACCACAAGCACTCGGACACGCCCGACGACCCGCACTCCCCGGTCGTCAGGAACTTCTTCCACGCGCACTTCGGCTGGCTCTTCGCGTGCGCCCCGGCGGTTCTGGACAAGCGCGCGATCCGCGACCTCACGAAGTACCCCGAGTTGGTCTGGCTCGATCGCCTGTGGGTGCTTCCCGGTTTGTTCCTCGCGACTGCCTGCTACGCCCTCTTGGGCTGGAACGGGTTGGTGTACGGCTACTGCCTGACAGCGGTGCTGGTGCTTCACGTCACGTTCGCGATCAACTCGGTGGCACACCTGTTCGGTCGGCAGCGGTTCGGCACCGGCGACGGTAGCCGGAACAATGCCCCGCTGGGCGTCCTGGCACTGGGCGAGGGGTGGCACAACAACCACCACCGCGCGCCCCATTCGGCGCGGCACGGGTTCGCGTGGTACGAGTTCGATGAAACTTACCTGTTCATCCGCGTACTCGCGCGACTCGGGCTCGTGTGGGACGTGAAACTCCCGTCTCCAGCGATACTGACGGGCGAAGCAATTTCCGACAGGTAG
- a CDS encoding F0F1 ATP synthase subunit epsilon: protein MAGTRQPESNQMSNTASGHLRVVVVTPERAVLDETAEMVILPMIDGELGVQRGRAPLIGRLGAGELRLNSESGVTRWFIDAGFVQVRSNVVTVLTAKARPASEVTPDVVAAAANEAATLPSSSAVERANKAKANDRVSGLKRVADKNIGA from the coding sequence ACCGCGAGCGGACACCTCCGCGTCGTCGTCGTCACCCCGGAACGGGCCGTGCTCGACGAGACCGCGGAGATGGTCATCCTTCCGATGATTGATGGCGAACTCGGCGTGCAACGGGGCCGCGCGCCGCTCATCGGCCGCCTGGGGGCGGGCGAACTGCGGCTCAACAGCGAATCGGGCGTCACGCGGTGGTTCATCGACGCCGGGTTCGTGCAGGTGCGGTCGAACGTGGTCACCGTGCTGACCGCGAAGGCCCGCCCCGCGTCCGAGGTCACGCCCGACGTGGTGGCCGCCGCCGCGAACGAAGCCGCCACGCTGCCCTCATCGAGCGCCGTCGAGCGCGCGAACAAGGCGAAGGCCAACGACCGCGTGTCCGGGCTCAAGAGAGTCGCCGACAAGAACATCGGCGCGTGA